A section of the Maylandia zebra isolate NMK-2024a linkage group LG8, Mzebra_GT3a, whole genome shotgun sequence genome encodes:
- the itgb4 gene encoding integrin beta-4 isoform X3, translating into MIKFGDKSWFVLCFRPSSLLLTHTPAASSSSHRVARKEMGRWTLHLSVGIALVAVLLTCSYAEENYCFASRASSCSECLQAGVGCAYCSEETYNGPRCDLHKNIIVHGCQAASIITVKSSQEILKKESINVNLEKSQVSPQSTMMTFLPGEEKNMTVQVFAPEKGPLDLYILMDFSNSMEDDLDNLKKMGNQLALLVGKLSSDYTIGFGEFVDKVIEPQTDMRPIKLKQPWPNSDPPFAFKNVIKLTSDVSEFTEKLQKERISGNLDAPEGGFDAILQAAVCGDKIGWRQGSTHLLVFSTESAFHYEADGANVLAGVLPRNDEQCHLNEQGSYTEATKQDYPSIPTLVRLLGKNNIIPIFAVTDHSYTHYQKLKEYFPIAEVGLLQEDSSNILEVMEIAFTNIRAKMSIRAEDRPKAFEAKFLKESGQIAKYGEFNFQPGKIGKFVMQLKAQRMIDENHVCKMDPNENKGVMRVKPTTFSTGVMVDATILCPTCDCEKSPIRNAPRCNGKGDLVCGKCRCHGGWVGPFCNCSGSGSAADINQCKAKETDEPCSGRGECQECGTCICYNPNQFEGPYCEYDKTQCQRHAGFLCNDRGSCVKGQCACTEGWTGNACECPTSSQTCLDSKGVICGGRGKCVCGRCECSDSGMELTSTCEPNFQAQLGVCEGTRSCVQCQAWKTGEMKETEKCDKCPFKVIMVDELKKKEEVYESCSFRDEDDDCTYHYTVDNAKDSEKTDLEVQVLKKKDCPPGSLLWLLPLILFLLLLLALLLLCCWKYCACCKACFQSCLALLPCCRRGRIVGFKEDEYLLRQSLLTSDHLDTPMVRTGPPKGTDVVRWKVTDNVHRGPNHTQALIKPNPKETIPFPISLRLNRLFSESLTHPDSREGDQLRKEVADNLNELYKQIPGAQKVQKTSFRTQRNAGKRQDYTIMDTVLSAPRSSYPDIVKLTEKNVQSGNFHDLKVVPGYYTVATDREAAGAIEFQEGVESVDVHVPLFVKDEDDDKKQLLVEAVDVPLGIAEIGKRLVNITIIKEHATSVFSFLQPSYTYSRKDGVANIPVSREIIEDGRTQVAYRSRDLTAKDKKDYLTVEGDLTYGPGETQKIVPVRLLELSEKDGLLEDKQVKQFVMDLSNPRQGAKLGRYPRTTVTIADLPEPSVMAFKKATQNFTTTDPTYTIPVVRTRSPETPATVKWRTKKAQRFELSGPLKFSPGETEKNIVIDPKAYPGPIQPETFQLELFDPSTNASIGDKKTTVVNVTDGVPRSPEIAQMAQKGFINRKAASPGGHLLSPENPKAVATGPRSIRLNWEPPPGNPMGYKVKYWIYGDPEKDAQVLDVKTPHADLTNLYPYCDYEMRVCAYNSVGDGYDTDVVTCQTLEDVPGEPGRLAFNVISPTVTQLSWAEPAETNGNITAYEVIYTPIDDDMKPVGPAKKVKIDNPKKRMLLIENLQNAQTYQYKVRAKNSVGWGPFRDATINLASQPARPLSIPIIPDVPIVDAEAGDEYDGYLMYSNEVLKSPVGSKTPSVSGDDYMNGKWEQNFLFPGGSGTRNLSASSSPMSTLSSNYRGAGGSYTTETTTTYLSGPGGSRRQDLIGGVHTSDVILRKRSENRGYMEENIRDSIVMGDLSSKFPDLDARLAPGIPDTPSRLVFSALGPTALKVSWQEPHCEKDILAYCVLYQLLNGGEMKRINVTNPAENSVIIQDLLPNHSYLFKVKAQSQEGWGPEREGVITIESAVDPKSPLSPVPGSPFTLSTPSAPGPLVFTALSPDSLQLSWEKPRKPNGEILGYVVTCEQLHGGGDMRSFEVNSDGAETSLTVPNLTENMPYKFKVQARTTQGFGPEREGIITIESQDGSALSQHSSQSMTRREVFHMPTEVSTRTNISHTVLDDPFFSDGMMMTTQHTETSGMVTRQITKEVVQRGVMGATTVTKKMFYES; encoded by the exons GAAGGAGATGGGGAGATGGACGTTACATCTCTCGGTAGGGATCGCGCTTGTAGCGGTCCTGTTGACCTGCTCCTATGCTGAAG AGAACTACTGCTTTGCCTCCAGGGCCAGCTCCTGCTCAGAATGTCTGCAAGCCGGGGTCGGCTGCGCTTACTGCTCTGAAGAG ACCTATAATGGCCCTCGCTGTGACCTGCATAAGAACATAATTGTCCATGGCTGCCAGGCTGCAAGCATCATTACAGTTAAAAGCAGCCAGGAGATACTAAAG AAAGAATCAATCAACGTCAATCTTGAGAAGTCTCAGGTGTCACCACAGAGTACCATGATGACCTTCCTGCCAGGGGAGGAGAAAAACATGACGGTGCAGGTGTTTGCCCCAGAGAAAGGCCCTCTGGATCTTTATATTCTTATGGACTTTTCAAATTCCATGGAGGACGATTTGGACAACTTGAAAAAAATGGGGAATCAGTTGG CTTTGCTGGTGGGGAAGCTGTCGAGTGACTACACTATTGGATTTGGAGAGTTTGTGGACAAAGTGATAGAGCCCCAGACTGACATGAGGCCCATCAA ACTTAAACAGCCATGGCCCAACAGCGACCCTCCgtttgctttcaaaaatgtcATTAAATTGACAAGCGACGTAAGTGAATTCACCGAGAAACTTCAGAAGGAGAGAATTTCTGGCAACCTGGATGCCCCAGAGGGAGGCTTCGATGCCATATTGCAGGCTGCAGTGTGCGGg GATAAAATTGGCTGGCGACAAGGCAGCACACATCTCCTGGTCTTTTCCACGGAGTCAGCCTTCCACTATGAAGCTGATGGCGCTAATGTGCTAGCAGGCGTCTTGCCACGCAATGATGAGCAATGCCATCTCAATGAGCAGGGTTCTTACACAGAGGCTACAAAACAGGATTACCCATCAATACCAACGCTGGTCCGTCTCCTgggaaaaaacaacattatCCCAATCTTTGCTGTCACTGACCACTCCTACACGCACTACCAG AAACTCAAAGAGTATTTTCCCATTGCTGAGGTTGGTCTGCTGCAAGAAGACTCATCCAATATCCTTGAAGTCATGGAGATTGCCTTTACG AATATCCGAGCTAAGATGAGCATCCGTGCAGAGGACAGGCCCAAGGCTTTCGAGGCGAAGTTCTTGAAAGAAAGTGGACAGATTGCAAAATACGGGGAATTTAATTTCCAGCCAGGAAAAATT GGCAAATTCGTGATGCAGCTCAAAGCTCAACGGATGATTGATGAAAACCACGTCTGCAAAATGGACccgaatgaaaacaagggagtAATGAGAGTCAAACCGACCACCTTTAGCACCGGGGTCATGGTTGATGCCACAATTTTGTGTCCAACCTGTGACTGTGAGAAG TCACCCATTCGTAATGCACCTCGATGCAATGGAAAAGGAGACCTGGTGTGTGGGAAATGTCGATGCCATGGTGGCTG GGTGGGTCCTTTCTGTAATTGTTCAGGGAGTGGTTCAGCTGCAGACATCAACCAGTGCAAAGCAAAGGAAACAGATGAACCTTGTTCCGGACGCGGAGAATGTCAGGAGTGTGGAACCTGCATATGCTACAACCCAAATCAGTTTGAAGGACCCTACTGCGAGTATGACAAGACCCAGTGCCAAAGGCATGCAGGTTTCCTCTGCAATG ACCGTGGCTCTTGCGTTAAGGGTCAGTGTGCGTGCACTGAGGGCTGGACAGGAAATGCTTGCGAGTGTCCCACGAGCAGCCAGACCTGTCTGGACAGCAAAGGG GTTATCTGCGGTGGTCGAGGTAAATGTGTATGCGGCCGGTGTGAATGTTCAGACTCTGGGATGGAGTTGACTTCAACCTGTGAGCCAAATTTCCAG GCTCAGCTAGGTGTGTGTGAGGGCACGAGGAGTTGTGTCCAGTGTCAGGCCTGGAAGACGGGAGAGATGAAGGAAACAGAGAAGTGTGACAAGTGTCCGTTCAAAGTCATCATGGTGGACGAactgaaaaaaa AGGAGGAAGTGTATGAGTCATGCAGTTTCCGTGATGAGGACGATGACTGCACGTACCACTACACCGTTGACAACGCGAAAGATTCAGAAAAGACAGATTTGGAGGTTCAGGTGCTCAAGAAGAAGG ACTGCCCCCCTGGGAGCCTCTTGTGGTTGCTTCCCCTCATCCTGTTCCTCTTGTTGCTGTTGGCTCttctgctgctttgctgctggAAGTATTGCGCCTGCTGCAAGGCCTGCTTTCAG AGCTGTCTGGCTCTGCTGCCTTGCTGTAGGAGAG GCCGCATAGTTGGATTCAAAGAAGATGAATATTTGCTCCGTCAGTCTCTGCTTACCTCAGATCATCTTGACACACCGATGGTGAGGACCGGTCCACCCAAAGGTACTGATGTGGTTCGCTGGAAGGTTACAGACAATGTCCACCGTGGACCCAATCACACCCAGGCTCTAATAAAGCCAAACCCTAAAGAGACCA TCCCATTCCCGATCTCACTTCGACTGAACAGGCTCTTCTCTGAGAGCCTGACACACCCCGATTCCAGAGAGGGTGACCAGCTCCGCAAGGAAGTTGCAGATAAT ctAAATGAGTTGTACAAGCAAATTCCTGGGGCGCAGAAGGTGCAGAAGACCTCCTTCAG AACACAGAGAAATGCTGGAAAAAG GCAGGACTACACCATCATGGACACCGTCTTGTCTGCTCCTCGCAGCAGCTACCCAGATATCGTCAAACTTACTGAAAAGAACGTCCAGTCTGGAAACTTCCACGACCTGAAAGTGGTGCCGGGCTACTACACAGTAGCTACAGATAGAG AGGCTGCTGGAGCCATAGAGTTCCAAGAAGGTGTGGAATCAGTAGACGTCCATGTGCCGCTCTTTGTCAAAGATGAAGACGATGACAAGAAACAACTGCTGGTGGAGGCTGTAGATGTGCCTTTGGGGATTGCAGAGATTGGAAAACGTTTGGTTAACATCACCATCATCAAAGAGCACG CCACCAGTGTCTTTTCATTCCTCCAGCCGTCTTACACCTACAGCAGGAAGGATGGAGTGGCCAACATCCCAGTCAGCAGAGAGATCATTGAGGACGGACGCACACAAGTCGCATACCGCTCACGAGACCTCACTGCCAAGGATAAGAAG GACTACTTGACTGTAGAAGGAGACCTGACCTATGGTCCAGGTGAGACTCAGAAGATAGTTCCTGTTCGTCTCCTGGAGCTGAGTGAGAAAGATGGTCTACTAGAAGACAAACAGGTCAAACAGTTTGTCATGGACCTCAGTAATCCAAGGCAGGGTGCCAAGCTGGGACGCTACCCGAGAACCACTGTTACCATCGCAGACCTGCCAG AACCCAGTGTGATGGCGTTCAAGAAGGCCACCCAGaacttcaccacaacagatccAACCTACACCATTCCAGTGGTCCGCACTCGCAGCCCCGAGACCCCTGCCACAGTGAAATGGCGCACCAAGAAGGCCCAGCGCTTTGAGTTATCTGGCCCTCTGAAGTTTTCTCCCGGAGAGACAGAAAAGAACATTGTGATTGATCCAAAAGCCTACCCCGGACCCATCCAGCCTGAGACCTTCCAGCTTGAGCTATTTGACCCAAGTACCAACGCTTCTATTGGAGACAAGAAGACCACCGTTGTCAATGTCACAGATGGAG TTCCAAGATCTCCTGAAATAGCACAGATGGCACAGAAGGGCTTCATAAACAGGAAAGCTGCCTCACCTGGTGGTCACCTCCTCTCCCCAGAAAACCCTAAGGCTGTAGCAACTGGACCCAGAAGCATCCGCCTCAACTGGGAACCTCCACCTGGTAACCCCATGGGGTACAAG gTCAAGTATTGGATCTATGGTGATCCAGAGAAAGATGCCCAGGTCTTAGATGTGAAGACTCCACATGCTGACTTGACCAACCTGTATCCCTACTGTGACTATGAGATGCGAGTGTGTGCCTACAATTCAGTGGGAGATGGCTACGATACTGACGTCGTCACCTGTCAAACACTGGAGGATG TGCCCGGAGAACCTGGTCGTTTGGCCTTCAATGTCATCAGTCCAACTGTCACTCAGCTCAGCTGGGCAGAGCCTGCAGAGACCAACGGCAACATTACGGCTTACGAGGTCATCTACACGCCCATCGATGACGATATGA AGCCAGTAGGACCAGCTAAGAAAGTGAAGATCGACAATCCTAAAAAGCGAATGCTGTTGATCGAGAACCTCCAGAACGCACAAACCTATCAGTACAAGGTCCGTGCCAAGAACAGCGTGGGCTGGGGTCCCTTCAGAGATGCAACCATCAACTTGGCATCGCAGCCAGCCAGACCGCTGTCCA TTCCCATCATTCCAGATGTCCCCATTGTGGATGCCGAGGCGGGAGATGAGTATGACGGCTACCTGATGTACAGCAACGAGGTGCTGAAGTCACCTGTAGGCTCCAAGACACCCAGTGTGTCTGGTGACG ATTATATGAACGGGAAGTGGGAACAGAATTTCCTTTTCCCCGGAGGGTCAGGAACACGTAACCTGTCAGCATCGTCCTCCCCCATGTCCACTCTGAGCTCAAACTACAGAGGGGCGGGCGGCTCCTATACCACGGAAACAACCACCACCTACTTGTCTGGGCCAG GAGGCTCTCGCAGACAGGATTTGATCGGAGGTGTCCACACCTCTGACGTTATCCTGAGGAAGCGTTCGGAGAACCGAGGCTACATGGAAGAAAATATCCGTGATTCTATCGTCATGGGGGACCTGTCAAGCAAATTCCCAGATCTTG ATGCACGACTCGCCCCCGGCATTCCAGACACCCCGAGCAGACTGGTGTTTTCTGCACTGGGACCAACGGCCCTCAAAGTCAGCTGGCAGGAGCCCCACTGTGAGAAAGACATCCTCGCATACTGCGTCCTCTACCAGCTCCTCAACGGAG GTGAGATGAAGCGTATCAACGTGACAAACCCGGCAGAGAACTCGGTGATCATCCAGGACCTGCTGCCAAATCACTCCTACCTGTTTAAGGTGAAGGCTCAGAGCCAGGAGGGCTGGGGTCCGGAAAGAGAGGGCGTCATCACCATCGAGTCTGCTGTCGACCCCAAGAGCCCCCTCAGCCCTGTGCCAG GTTCGCCTTTCACTCTTAGCACTCCCAGCGCTCCAGGACCTCTGGTGTTCACAGCTCTGAGTCCTGATTCGCTGCAGCTCAGCTGGGAGAAACCACGCAAGCCCAACGGAGAGATCCTGGGATATGTAGTCACCTGCGAACAGCTGCATGGCGGAG GTGATATGCGTTCCTTCGAGGTGAACAGCGATGGCGCTGAAACCAGTCTGACCGTTCCCAACCTGACTGAGAACATGCCCTACAAGTTTAAGGTCCAGGCTCGAACCACACAGGGCTTCGGTCCGGAGAGGGAGGGCATCATCACCATTGAATCTCAGGATGGAA GTGCTTTGTCCCAGCACAGCAGCCAGTCGATGACACGGCGGGAGGTTTTCCACATGCCAACGGAAGTCAGCACACGAACTAACATCTCCCACACCGTGCTCGACGACCCCTTCTTCTCAG ATGGGATGATGATGACTACGCAGCACACAGAGACTAGCGGCATGGTGACTCGTCAGATCACCAAGGAGGTGGTTCAGAGGGGCGTCATGGGAGCAACTACTGTCACAAAGAAGATGTTTTATGAATCTTAA